The genomic DNA GGATTAATTTGCACCATTTATATTTCTCTCAAATGAATTTGAATGTAGCCAGGCTTGGCTGCTTGAAACAACTGGGGAACCTAAGAAATTTTCAGGGGTACTCGATACATATTAATGGTCTTGAGAATGTTAAAGAAAAGGGGGAGGCCCCTGTGGAGATAAAAGGTATTGAGAAACTTTGTTTAGCATGGAGTACCACCGATAACATTAGCAGATCGTCAGACATGGATGCACAAGTACTCGAGGGTCTTCGTCCGCCTCCCGATCTTCGTCTTCTCGAAATCGTAGGCTATCAGGGTTGCCTATTGCCAAGTTGGATGGTAGGAGACCAACACCTCTTACACAATCTTATGTCTCTTGAGCTTGTCGAATGTCGACAGCTAAAGCAACTCCCGACCCTTTCCCGAACCCTGAAAACGCTCGTGCTTTTTGCTTGCTCCTCCCTTCCAATTGCCTCCAAAGAGGATTTAGCAATTATTAGGTCCACGCAAGACTTAAGAATTTCACAAGTAGTGACTTTTATGGAGGGCTCGGTTGCTACGTACGGATCCTGCATTGCATCGAAAATAGAGTGGGATTTACGGCGTGGGTATGATTCACAGAAATTGTGCAATTGGCTAGAAAAGGCAATGGGCATTGTCTACCAAAACctgcaggaggaggaggaggaggaggaggaggaggaggcgcagCTAGTCCTGCCCTCTTCTCTTTACAGTCTTTATATCAGCTCATGTCCGCTCACCGACAGCACATTGCAGCAAGTTTTGCAAGGTCTTACTTCTATCCGGTCCCTAGATCTTTTTAATATTGTTTCTCTTACATCCCTTCCCTCGGCGGATGTGTTGGGATGTCTGACGATGCTTGAAGAGCTATACATCAAACAATGCTGGTTCCTAACCTCGCTGGGGGGTTTGCAAGCCCTCGGCTCACTGGAGATACTCACCATATCCTTTTGCCCCAGCCTATCCGCAGAAGGTGGCAGCACCTCTATCCTCCTGCCCTCATCTCTAGAGTGGCTCGAGATCGAGGCATGTCATTGGAAGCATTTGGATGATTCGCAGCCTGATCCGACTTCCGCAATCGATTCAGAGGGCTCGGACATCCCATTCGCGGCATCCCTTCAGCTGGGTCATCTGAAGTCACTCTCGAAATTGAGCATCACCTACTGTCCAAATATTGGTTCGTTGCTCGGTTTGCAAGAGTTGAATAACCTTGGAGATCTAACTCTGATGGGATGTCCGAAACTCGCCCATGCAGAAACCAAGCTAGGGAGTCTCTCAATAAGATGGTTCAGCACTGATGCTCCCTCGATGCTCGATGTCCTGCTCGCAGAAGAAGCCCTTGCCTCTCTCCAGCACTTGCGTATTGCGGAGTTCAAAGAAGAATCATTCAGGTCGGAGGAAGAGCAAGTGTTTCAGCACCTCACCTTGCTCGAATACCTAGTCTTCGAGAGTTGTAGCAGCATCAAGTCCTTGCCCAACAACTTGGAAAGCCTATCATCCCTTGAAGGCCTGCGTATTATCAACTGCCCAAATATCATATCATTATCGGATCTGCCGAGATCACT from Ananas comosus cultivar F153 unplaced genomic scaffold, ASM154086v1, whole genome shotgun sequence includes the following:
- the LOC109703814 gene encoding putative disease resistance protein RGA3, with translation MDAQVLEGLRPPPDLRLLEIVGYQGCLLPSWMVGDQHLLHNLMSLELVECRQLKQLPTLSRTLKTLVLFACSSLPIASKEDLAIIRSTQDLRISQVVTFMEGSVATYGSCIASKIEWDLRRGYDSQKLCNWLEKAMGIVYQNLQEEEEEEEEEEAQLVLPSSLYSLYISSCPLTDSTLQQVLQGLTSIRSLDLFNIVSLTSLPSADVLGCLTMLEELYIKQCWFLTSLGGLQALGSLEILTISFCPSLSAEGGSTSILLPSSLEWLEIEACHWKHLDDSQPDPTSAIDSEGSDIPFAASLQLGHLKSLSKLSITYCPNIGSLLGLQELNNLGDLTLMGCPKLAHAETKLGSLSIRWFSTDAPSMLDVLLAEEALASLQHLRIAEFKEESFRSEEEQVFQHLTLLEYLVFESCSSIKSLPNNLESLSSLEGLRIINCPNIISLSDLPRSLLCLHWEHCNPVLKGRCQKPHGQDWCKISHIPTVSLD